The Panicum hallii strain FIL2 chromosome 9, PHallii_v3.1, whole genome shotgun sequence genome has a window encoding:
- the LOC112873477 gene encoding subtilisin-like protease SBT3.17 produces the protein MKHPASISLVLVLLPLAVTTASAAATAGGAANYLVYVDPHPPGVDCQKYQLGILAAALGGEEKAKAAMVYNYRNVMSGFSARLTPSELEALKKQPQVNRVLPSATLSLMSSNFDGVS, from the exons ATGAAGCATCCGGCGTCCATCTCTCTCGTCCTCGTGCTCCTCCCCCTCGCAGTCACGACGGCGTCTGCGGCCgccacggccggcggcgcggccaatTACCTCGTCTACGTCGACCCCCATCCCCCGGGCGTCGACTGCCAGAAGTACCAGCTCggcatcctcgccgccgccctcggcgg TGAGGAGAAGGCGAAGGCGGCGATGGTGTACAACTACAGGAACGTCATGAGCGGGTTCTCGGCGAGGCTGACGCCGTCGGAGCTGGAGGCGCTCAAGA AGCAACCTCAAGTGAACCGGGTGCTGCCGAGCGCGACGCTCTCTCTGATGAGCAGCAACTTCGACGGCGTCAGCTAA
- the LOC112875585 gene encoding G-type lectin S-receptor-like serine/threonine-protein kinase At1g34300 has protein sequence MRTLQQHPGDLALLCCLLLLPPLLSHGADIPLGSTLSPGRSASWTSPNNTFSLSFTPSPTSPSLFVAAITYAGGIPVWSAGAGAAIDSRGSLRLTPNGDLQLVNGSGAVLWSSNTGGQGVAAAAVQESGNLVLKSSTAILWQSFDHPTDTVVMSQNFTSGMNLTSGPYVFAVDKNSGNLTLKWTSGSNTVTYFNKGYNTSSTGSKTLSLPTLTMQTNGIVSLTDGQLASPVVVAYSSNYGESGDMMRFLRLDADGNFRAYSAARGSDAATDQWSAVADQCQVFGYCGNMGVCSYNGTSPVCGCPSRNFELSNPSNPRQGCKRKVDLQNCPGNSTMLQLDNTQFLTYPPEAITETFYTGITACRLNCLFASSCVASTALSDGSGLCFLKISSFVSAYQSAALPSTSFVKVCFPGIPNPPPSPSR, from the coding sequence ATGAGAACTTTGCAGCAACATCCCGGGGACCTTGCCCTCCTCTGCTGCCTCTTGCTGCTCCCCCCTCTGCTGTCCCATGGCGCGGACATCCCGCTGGGGTCGACACTCTCCCCGGGCCGCTCCGCGTCGTGGACGTCGCCCAACAACACCTTCTCGCTCTCCTTCACGCCGTCCCCGACCTCCCCGTCGCTCTTCGTCGCCGCCATCACCTACGCCGGCGGCATCCCCGTCTGGTccgcgggcgccggcgcggccatTGACTCCAGGGGCTCGCTCCGCCTCACGCCCAACGGCGACCTCCAGCTCGTCAACGGATCTGGGGCCGTGCTCTGGTCGTCCAACACCGGCGGCCAGggcgtcgccgccgcggccgtccAGGAGAGCGGCAACCTCGTGCTGAAGAGCTCGACGGCCATCCTGTGGCAGTCGTTCGACCACCCAACGGACACGGTGGTCATGTCGCAGAACTTCACCTCAGGGATGAACCTGACCTCCGGCCCCTACGTCTTCGCCGTCGACAAGAACAGCGGCAACCTCACGCTCAAGTGGACCAGCGGCAGCAACACCGTAACCTACTTCAACAAGGGCTACAACACGTCCTCCACTGGGAGCAAGACGCTGAGCTTGCCGACGCTCACGATGCAGACCAACGGCATCGTGTCGCTGACCGACGGACAGCTGGCGTCCCCAGTCGTGGTGGCGTACAGCAGCAACTACGGCGAGAGCGGCGACATGATGCGGTTCCTGCGGCTCGACGCGGACGGCAACTTCCGCGCCTAcagcgcggcgcgcggcagcgACGCGGCGACGGACCAGTGGTCGGCGGTGGCGGACCAGTGCCAGGTGTTCGGCTACTGCGGCAACATGGGCGTGTGCAGCTACAACGGCACGTCGCCGGTGTGCGGGTGCCCGTCGCGGAACTTCGAGCTCAGCAACCCCTCCAATCCCCGCCAAGGCTGCAAGCGCAAGGTCGACCTCCAGAACTGCCCCGGCAACTCCACCATGCTCCAGCTCGACAACACGCAGTTCCTGACCTACCCGCCGGAGGCCATCACCGAGACGTTCTACACCGGGATCACCGCCTGCCGCCTCAATTGCCTGTTCGCCAGCTCCTGCGTGGCGTCGACGGCGCTCTCCGATGGGTCGGGCCTCTGCTTTCTCAAGATCTCCAGCTTCGTCAGCGCGTACCAGTCGGCCGCCCTGCCGAGCACGTCCTTCGTCAAGGTCTGCTTCCCCGGGATACCCAACCCGCCACCGTCGCCGTCTCGCTGA
- the LOC112873476 gene encoding ammonium transporter 3 member 2, with product MSASGVPLAYQGSASAPEWLNKGDNAWQLTAATLVGLQSFPGLVVLYGGVVKKKWAVNSAFMALYAFAAVWICWVTWAYNMSFGDKLIPIWGKARPALNQGFLIGQADLPATGHYHADGSPETAAVEPLYPMATVVYFQCVFAAITLILIAGSLLGRMSFLAWMIFVPLWLTFSYTIGAFSVWGGGFLFQWGVIDYCGGYVIHLSAGFAGFTAAYWVGPRAQKDRERFPPNNILFTLTGAGLLWMGWAGFNGGGPYAANTVASMSVVNTNICTAMSLIVWTCLDVVFFGKPSVIGAVQGMITGLVCITPGAGVVQGWAALVMGVLAGSIPWYTMMILHKRSRFLKRVDDTLGVIHTHGVAGLLGGLLTGLLADPTLCNLFLPVTNSRGAFYGGVGGAQFGKQLAGALFVIGWNVAVTSIICVAINAVVPLRMPEEKLEVGDDAVHGEEAYALWGDGEVYDSTKHGADETEHGGRAAVAPVTMTPN from the exons ATGTCGGCGTCGGGGGTGCCGCTGGCGTACCAGGGCTCGGCGTCGGCGCCGGAGTGGCTGAACAAGGGCGACAACGCGTGGCAGCTGACGGCGGCGACGCTGGTGGGTCTGCAGAGCTTCCCGGGTCTGGTGGTGCTCTACGGCGGCGTGGTGAAGAAGAAGTGGGCCGTCAACTCGGCCTTCATGGCGCTCTACGCCTTCGCCGCCGTCTGGATCTGCTGGGTCACCTGGGCCTACAACATGTCGTTCGGCGACAAGCTGATCCCCATCTGGGGCAAGGCCCGCCCCGCGCTGAACCAGGGCTTCCTCATCGGCCAGGCCGACCTGCCGGCCACGGGGCACTACCACGCCGACGGGAGCCCCGAGACGGCCGCGGTGGAGCCCCTGTACCCGATGGCCACCGTCGTCTACTTCCAGTGCGTGTTCGCCGCCATCACGCTGATCCTGATCGCCGGGTCGCTGCTGGGGCGGATGAGCTTCCTGGCGTGGATGATCTTCGTGCCGCTCTGGCTCACCTTCTCCTACACCATCGGCGCCTTCTCCGTCTGGGGCGGCGGCTTCCTCTTCCAGTGGGGCGTCATCGACTACTGCGGCGGCTACGTCATCCACCTCTCCGCCGGGTTCGCCGGCTTCACCGCCGCCTACTGG GTGGGCCCTCGTGCGCAGAAGGACCGCGAGAGATTCCCGCCCAACAACATCCTGTTCACGCTCACCGGCGCCGGGCTGCTGTGGATGGGGTGGGCCGGGTTCAACGGCGGCGGGCCCTACGCCGCCAACACGGTGGCGTCCATGTCGGTGGTGAACACCAACATCTGCACGGCCATGAGCCTCATCGTCTGGACCTGCCTCGACGTCGTCTTCTTCGGCAAGCCCTCCGTCATCGGCGCCGTCCAGGGCATGATCACCGGCCTCGTCTGCATCACGCCCGGCGCAG GTGTGGTGCAGGGCTGGGCGGCGCTGGTGATGGGGGTGCTCGCCGGCAGCATCCCGTGGTACACCATGATGATCCTGCACAAGCGCTCCCGGTTCCTGAAGCGCGTGGACGACACCCTGGGCGTCATCCACACGCACGGCGTGGCGGggctcctcggcggcctcctCACGGGCCTCCTCGCGGACCCCACCCTGTGCAACCTCTTCCTGCCCGTGACCAACTCCCGGGGCGCCTTCtacggcggcgtcggcggcgcgcAGTTCGGGAAGCAGCTCGCCGGCGCGCTCTTCGTCATCGGCTGGAACGTGGCCGTCACCTCCATAATCTGCGTCGCCATCAACGCCGTCGTCCCGCTGCGCATGCCCGAGGAGAAGCTCGAGGTCGGCGACGACGCGGTGCACGGCGAGGAGGCATACGCGCTctggggcgacggcgaggtctACGACAGCACCAAGCACGGCGCCGACGAGACCGAGcacggcggccgcgccgccgtcgcgcccGTAACGATGACCCCCAACTGA